In a single window of the Vitis vinifera cultivar Pinot Noir 40024 chromosome 6, ASM3070453v1 genome:
- the LOC100259922 gene encoding disease resistance protein RPM1 translates to MGGLGKTTLAKKVYDNKRMVEHFDCRAWITVSQSFKMEEVLRNVIKQFYLARKESIPDGTDAMDEMSLITRLREYLEDKRYVVVFDDVWKLEFWRFIKYILPENKRGSRIVITTRNVEVGSAVKESSFHYIHNLQALPPESSWELFCKKAFQGCFCPPELEEISLAIVKRCEGLPLAIVAMGGALSTKEKNELEWQKFNNSLGSQLESNPHLENITKILSLSYDDLPHYLKSCFVYFAIFPEDYSINCGRLIRLWIAEGFVKGKKGITLEQVAEEYLTELIHRSLVQLSYVDYRGKIRSCRVHDLMREIILRKAEELSLCRSFGEEDSSFDGKFRRGSVQKSTDNVVEAINRNPQIRSILLFDIDAVPMLFTGTFLANFKLLKVLDFEKAPLYSVPEDLGNLFHLRYLSLRRTKVKMLPKSIGKLQNLQTLDLKHSLVDALPVEIKKLQKLRHILAYSYNYHSAYQLPSVRGILVGEVIGSMVELQKLCYVEANHGKGLIAELGKLKQLRKLGITNLMEEDGLSLYASISNMKYLEALCICARDDDILKLETISDPPRYLRTLFLQGCLSKLPEWLLTLRSLVRVCLRRSRLSYDPVEVLQALPNLLEVELHTAYDGECLCFSELGFQKLERLQLRDMKGLKTLKIRDGALPLLKHFEIGPSPQLEEVPPGIRLLKTLTSIEFWGMSEEFAFSMVPDHGQNYHIVEHVPNVFFHFFRSGGYSTKTLR, encoded by the coding sequence ATGGGCGGGCTTGGCAAGACAACTCTTGCCAAGAAGGTTTATGACAACAAGAGGATGGTGGAACACTTCGATTGCCGTGCTTGGATCACTGTGTCTCAGTCATTCAAGATGGAGGAGGTACTTCGGAACGTGATAAAGCAATTCTATCTAGCAAGGAAAGAGTCAATTCCTGATGGTACCGATGCAATGGACGAGATGTCTCTTATTACTCGACTTAGGGAGTATTTGGAGGATAAAAGGTATGTCGTTGTTTTTGATGATGTTTGGAAATTAGAGTTCTGgagatttattaaatatattttaccaGAAAACAAAAGAGGCAGCAGGATAGTAATTACAACACGAAATGTTGAAGTAGGTTCTGCTGTTAAAGAATCTTCATTTCATTATATCCACAATCTTCAAGCTCTACCTCCCGAAAGTTCCTGGGAACTCTTCTGTAAGAAGGCATTTCAGGGTTGTTTCTGTCCTCCTGAATTAGAGGAAATTTCCCTTGCTATTGTTAAAAGATGTGAAGGATTGCCGCTTGCAATTGTGGCAATGGGCGGTGCTTTATCAACCAAAGAGAAGAATGAGTTAGAATGGCAGAAATTTAATAACAGTCTTGGTTCCCAATTAGAAAGTAATCCCCATCTTGAAAATATCACTAAAATTCTGTCCCTCAGTTATGATGACTTGCCTCACTACCTCAAGTCTTGTTTCGTGTACTTTGCCATTTTTCCAGAGGACTACTCCATTAATTGTGGAAGACTCATCCGACTGTGGATAGCTGAAGGATTtgtgaaaggaaagaaaggaataacaTTGGAACAGGTTGCCGAAGAATACTTGACTGAACTGATTCATAGAAGCTTGGTTCAATTGTCCTACGTGGATTATAGAGGGAAAATTAGAAGTTGCAGAGTCCATGATTTGATGCGTGAGATTATCCTCAGAAAGGCTGAGGAGTTGAGTTTATGTCGTTCTTTTGGGGAAGAAGACTCAAGCTTTGATGGAAAATTTCGGCGTGGATCAGTTCAAAAAAGCACAGATAATGTTGTGGAGGCTATTAATAGGAACCCACAGATTCGCTCAATTTTGCTTTTTGACATTGATGCAGTGCCCATGCTCTTTACAGGTACATTCCTTGCCAACTTTAAGCTTTTGAAAGTATTGGATTTTGAAAAAGCTCCTCTATATAGTGTTCCAGAAGATTTGGGAAATCTGTTCCACTTGAGGTACTTAAGTCTGAGGAGGACAAAAGTCAAGATGCTTCCAAAGTCCATAGGTAAGTTACAAAACCTGCAAACTTTGGATCTGAAACATTCCCTCGTGGATGCGCTTCCAGTTGAGATCAAGAAGCTTCAAAAGCTGCGCCATATTCTAGCCTATTCTTATAACTACCATTCTGCATATCAACTCCCATCTGTTAGAGGAATACTTGTAGGGGAGGTGATTGGCAGTATGGTAGAGTTGCAGAAGCTGTGTTATGTGGAGGCAAATCACGGGAAGGGCCTAATTGCGGAGCTAGGAAAGCTGAAACAGTTGAGAAAGCTGGGCATTACAAACCTTATGGAAGAAGACGGGCTAAGTCTTTATGCCTCCATTTCAAATATGAAGTACCTTGAAGCGTTATGCATATGTGCAAGGGATGATGATATTCTCAAGTTAGAAACTATATCTGATCCACCCAGATATCTTAGAACTCTCTTTCTCCAAGGATGCTTAAGCAAGTTGCCGGAATGGCTTCTCACACTTCGAAGTCTAGTTCGTGTATGTTTAAGAAGGTCCAGGTTAAGCTATGATCCAGTGGAAGTCCTCCAAGCTCTGCCTAATCTATTGGAGGTTGAACTCCACACTGCATACGACGGTGAATGTTTGTGTTTTTCGGAATTAGGATTTCAGAAACTAGAACGGTTACAACTCAGAGACATGAAGGGACTGAAAACCCTGAAAATACGCGATGGAGCACTGCCTCTACTCAAACATTTTGAAATTGGGCCTAGCCCACAACTGGAGGAGGTGCCACCTGGCATTCGCCTGCTCAAAACCCTTACAAGTATTGAGTTTTGGGGCAT